In Sphingomonas oryzagri, one genomic interval encodes:
- a CDS encoding addiction module antidote protein has protein sequence MTIELTRFDAAEFLTDPEDQAELIADAFGTGDAGYIKHALAIVAKARGMTQVERDTGIKRQALYRALGKDGNPTLDTLLKLTHSLGFTLRAERTAQA, from the coding sequence ATGACGATCGAACTCACCCGCTTCGACGCGGCCGAATTTCTGACCGATCCCGAGGATCAGGCCGAGCTGATCGCCGATGCCTTTGGGACGGGCGACGCCGGTTATATCAAACATGCGCTCGCGATCGTCGCGAAGGCGCGCGGCATGACGCAAGTCGAACGCGACACGGGCATCAAGCGGCAGGCGCTCTATCGTGCGCTCGGCAAAGACGGAAATCCGACGCTCGATACCTTGCTCAAGCTCACTCACTCCCTCGGGTTCACCCTGCGGGCCGAGCGCACCGCCCAGGCATGA
- a CDS encoding phage tail tape measure protein: protein MADRNLRIVMLLQAADKMTKPLRDMAAGSSKLGRALKEARDRLKALEQQQEDISSFRKFRAAQASAGEEISATRAKLRDLAAQMRDTDNPSKKLQRTYDQTRETLVRLKDQEGRHNVALGEISAKLKAAGINSEQLEHHEDQLARRMAATTRQIDEQSAALKRRNDRSAKIKAGREAFDSNVNKASASTAAGLGMIGTGAAIAAPLKMATQDAMDFQSVMADVKKVVNFDPGALGDQQFKQLGDDILRMSETIPVSAEGLGQIVAAAGRSGIARKDLAGFAEDAAKMSVAFDMSADDAGTMMAAWRTAFNTDRAGVTKLGDQINALTNAYGGNVASVNAVVTSIGPLGKVAGTAASQVAGMAQILAKLSVEPEVAATGIKNLMLTLTRGAATTPKASKAWAKLGLDAVDVAKRMQKDAGGTILDVFTRLSKMGDADRPALLTTLFGRESVGAIAPMLTNLDQLRTNFQMVGDASQYAGSMQKEYLSRLGTTANDVQLAQNNLKELGIVVGTQLLPTVTDLARRLSHGLQTLSAFARAHPVAIQLAAKLAATLAALMVAGGAFMFLRAGLLGFTAPFKFAFSLIAKESEGGGLALTKFGRLGARVFKGLPGAARTAWSGIASAGRIGAAGITAAGTKIWGATRTAFTATAAFASRTGVVLGNMAKAAALNIGKFAMAMARGAIALAANPMTWIILGIVAAVALLAGAGYLIYKNWGAISKFFSGLWTEIKADASGGIAGIARLLTDFSPMGLLYRGFAALMNWLGVSMPARLSDAGAMMIRGLINGITGMLGLLKSTIVNAASSAATWFKEKMGIHSPSRLFHGFGGYMMQGLSNGIHAGAGEPVARLQGLSRRIGTAMAIGAAVPTSAFASPSTGPQRGAAGMLGRAGDHYEIHIHPAKGMDEAALARLVAEEIAKHEAKKAAAKRSTFADTPDWEN, encoded by the coding sequence GTGGCCGATCGTAACCTCCGCATCGTGATGCTGCTGCAGGCGGCCGACAAGATGACGAAGCCGCTGCGCGATATGGCGGCGGGGTCCAGCAAGCTGGGCAGGGCGCTCAAAGAGGCGCGTGATCGGCTGAAGGCGTTGGAGCAGCAACAGGAGGATATTTCCAGCTTCCGCAAGTTCCGCGCCGCCCAGGCATCGGCCGGCGAGGAGATCAGCGCGACCCGCGCCAAGCTGCGCGATCTCGCGGCTCAGATGCGCGATACCGACAATCCGTCGAAGAAGCTGCAGCGCACGTATGATCAGACGCGGGAGACGCTGGTGCGTCTCAAGGATCAGGAGGGCCGGCATAACGTCGCGCTGGGCGAGATCTCGGCCAAGCTGAAGGCGGCCGGCATCAACAGCGAGCAGCTGGAGCATCACGAAGACCAGCTCGCGCGCCGCATGGCCGCGACCACTCGGCAGATCGATGAACAGTCGGCCGCGCTCAAGCGCCGGAATGATCGATCGGCGAAGATCAAGGCGGGCAGGGAGGCGTTCGACAGCAACGTCAACAAGGCATCCGCCTCCACCGCAGCCGGGCTGGGCATGATCGGCACCGGCGCCGCTATCGCCGCGCCGCTCAAGATGGCGACGCAGGACGCGATGGATTTCCAGAGCGTCATGGCGGACGTGAAGAAGGTCGTGAATTTCGATCCAGGCGCGCTGGGCGACCAGCAGTTCAAGCAGCTCGGCGACGACATCCTTCGTATGTCGGAGACGATCCCCGTCTCGGCCGAGGGCCTCGGCCAGATCGTTGCCGCTGCCGGCCGCTCGGGCATCGCCCGCAAGGATCTGGCGGGCTTCGCCGAGGATGCGGCCAAGATGTCCGTCGCGTTCGACATGAGTGCGGACGATGCCGGCACGATGATGGCCGCGTGGCGCACCGCGTTCAACACGGATCGCGCGGGCGTGACGAAGCTCGGCGATCAGATCAACGCGCTGACGAACGCCTATGGCGGCAACGTCGCCTCGGTGAACGCGGTCGTCACCAGCATCGGGCCGCTGGGCAAGGTGGCGGGCACCGCCGCCTCGCAGGTTGCCGGCATGGCGCAGATCCTCGCCAAGCTCAGCGTCGAGCCGGAAGTCGCCGCGACCGGCATCAAGAACCTGATGCTCACGCTCACGCGCGGTGCCGCCACCACGCCCAAGGCATCGAAGGCATGGGCCAAGCTCGGCCTGGACGCCGTCGATGTTGCCAAGCGTATGCAGAAGGACGCGGGCGGCACCATCCTCGACGTCTTCACCCGCCTGTCCAAGATGGGTGACGCCGATCGACCGGCCCTGCTCACCACCTTGTTCGGACGTGAATCGGTCGGCGCCATTGCGCCGATGCTCACCAACCTCGACCAGCTCCGCACCAATTTTCAGATGGTCGGCGACGCCAGCCAGTACGCCGGCTCGATGCAGAAGGAGTATCTATCGCGCCTCGGCACGACCGCGAACGATGTCCAGCTCGCGCAGAACAACCTGAAGGAGCTGGGGATCGTCGTTGGGACGCAGCTGCTCCCCACGGTGACCGATCTTGCACGACGCCTCTCGCACGGCCTGCAGACGCTCTCCGCCTTTGCGCGGGCGCATCCCGTCGCGATCCAGCTTGCTGCCAAGCTGGCCGCGACGCTCGCGGCGCTGATGGTCGCGGGCGGGGCGTTCATGTTCCTGCGCGCGGGCCTGCTGGGCTTCACCGCCCCCTTCAAATTCGCTTTCAGCCTGATTGCGAAGGAAAGCGAGGGGGGCGGCCTCGCGCTGACGAAGTTCGGCCGCCTGGGCGCGCGGGTTTTCAAAGGCCTTCCGGGGGCTGCGCGCACCGCGTGGAGCGGAATCGCGAGCGCCGGGAGGATCGGAGCGGCCGGTATTACTGCGGCCGGGACCAAGATCTGGGGTGCAACGCGGACCGCCTTCACGGCGACCGCCGCTTTCGCCAGCCGGACAGGCGTCGTTCTCGGCAATATGGCGAAGGCGGCAGCGCTGAATATCGGCAAGTTTGCCATGGCGATGGCGCGCGGTGCAATCGCCCTCGCTGCTAACCCGATGACGTGGATCATCCTCGGCATCGTCGCTGCGGTCGCATTGCTCGCTGGCGCTGGATACCTGATCTACAAGAATTGGGGCGCGATCTCGAAATTCTTCTCTGGTCTCTGGACCGAGATCAAGGCGGATGCGTCGGGCGGCATTGCCGGCATCGCGCGCCTGCTCACCGATTTCAGCCCGATGGGGCTGCTCTATCGCGGCTTCGCGGCGCTGATGAATTGGCTAGGCGTGTCGATGCCAGCCCGCCTCTCCGATGCCGGCGCCATGATGATCAGGGGCCTGATCAACGGCATCACCGGCATGCTCGGCCTGCTGAAGTCGACGATCGTCAACGCAGCCAGCTCGGCCGCGACGTGGTTCAAGGAGAAGATGGGCATCCACAGCCCGTCACGCCTGTTCCACGGCTTTGGCGGCTACATGATGCAGGGGCTGTCGAACGGCATCCACGCGGGGGCAGGGGAGCCTGTCGCCCGCCTGCAGGGCCTGTCGCGCCGTATAGGCACCGCCATGGCGATCGGGGCGGCTGTGCCGACCTCCGCCTTCGCCTCGCCTTCCACGGGGCCTCAGCGGGGCGCTGCGGGGATGCTGGGCAGGGCAGGGGATCATTACGAGATCCATATTCATCCGGCGAAGGGCATGGACGAGGCGGCATTGGCGCGCCTGGTTGCGGAGGAGATCGCGAAGCACGAGGCGAAAAAGGCCGCGGCGAAGCGCTCCACCTTCGCCGACACGCCGGATTGGGAAAACTGA
- the parA gene encoding ParA family partition ATPase yields the protein MRTIAVISQKGGAGKTTLAIHLAAEAAKAGLSVLILDTDPQATASQWSEWRGEGVEPEVVDCASPPLLPRKIAQAAELGADLVVIDTPPHADAMARAACSLADLVLVPCRPQAFDLTAVATTADLIRAAGKPAFLVFMGGPQRAPLTYKEATELVQGDGKVAGMGLRVAPAMLTNRAIFHHSTASGKVAGEAEPNGKAAEEVADLWKWTGGQVGVSTRKRASKAKGKAA from the coding sequence ATGCGAACAATCGCGGTTATCAGCCAGAAGGGCGGTGCGGGTAAGACCACGCTTGCCATCCACCTCGCGGCCGAGGCGGCCAAGGCCGGTCTGTCCGTCCTGATCCTCGATACAGATCCGCAGGCCACGGCCTCGCAATGGAGCGAGTGGCGTGGCGAAGGAGTAGAGCCGGAAGTGGTCGACTGCGCCTCCCCTCCCCTGCTCCCGCGCAAGATCGCCCAGGCGGCCGAGCTGGGCGCCGATCTCGTAGTGATCGACACGCCGCCCCACGCGGACGCCATGGCGCGCGCTGCGTGCAGCCTCGCCGATCTGGTTCTCGTTCCCTGTCGCCCGCAGGCGTTCGATTTGACAGCCGTGGCGACCACAGCCGATCTCATCCGTGCGGCCGGCAAGCCCGCCTTCCTCGTCTTCATGGGCGGCCCCCAGCGCGCCCCGCTCACCTACAAGGAAGCGACCGAGCTGGTGCAGGGAGACGGCAAGGTGGCGGGCATGGGCCTGCGGGTTGCACCGGCGATGCTCACCAACCGCGCGATCTTCCACCACAGCACGGCGAGCGGCAAGGTTGCCGGCGAGGCCGAGCCGAACGGCAAGGCGGCAGAGGAGGTGGCAGATCTGTGGAAGTGGACAGGCGGACAAGTGGGCGTGTCCACACGTAAACGTGCGAGCAAGGCGAAGGGGAAAGCGGCATGA
- a CDS encoding tyrosine-type recombinase/integrase, translating into MTALSALPSPTLPALIAAEPDRVRTRFLEFFAAEIRNANTRRAYMRAAGDFLAFAEQLGATSIAAIGAMHVAAWVEHLSREASAPTVKQRLAGVRHMLDYLVTAGALPFNPATSVRGPRHSVKRGKTPVLMAEEARELLDAIDVATPAGLRDRALIGVMTYAFARIGAVTDMLVEDTFVQGRRLWLRLHEKGGKIHEMPCHHRLEEYLVAYMEGCDLIDTPKAPLFQSIGRGTGRLSGHGLAQQDVHAMVRRRAKAVNIRTPIGNHTFRATGLTAYLKNGGKLEAAQAMANHSSPRTTQLYDRRTDEVTLSEIERVLI; encoded by the coding sequence ATGACAGCCCTTTCCGCCCTCCCCTCTCCCACCTTGCCGGCACTGATCGCGGCCGAGCCTGATCGCGTCCGCACGCGCTTCCTCGAATTCTTCGCGGCCGAGATCCGAAATGCCAACACGCGTCGCGCCTACATGCGCGCTGCCGGCGACTTCCTCGCCTTCGCCGAACAGCTCGGCGCAACGTCGATCGCCGCGATCGGCGCGATGCACGTCGCCGCCTGGGTGGAGCATCTCAGCCGCGAAGCCTCGGCGCCAACTGTCAAGCAACGCCTCGCGGGCGTGCGGCACATGCTGGACTATCTGGTGACGGCGGGCGCCCTCCCCTTCAACCCGGCGACATCAGTGCGCGGGCCGCGCCACAGCGTGAAGCGCGGCAAGACTCCGGTCCTGATGGCTGAGGAAGCGCGCGAGCTGCTCGACGCGATCGACGTCGCCACCCCAGCCGGCCTGCGCGACCGCGCGCTGATCGGCGTGATGACCTACGCCTTCGCCCGTATCGGCGCGGTGACGGACATGCTGGTCGAGGATACCTTCGTGCAGGGCCGGCGCCTGTGGCTGCGCCTCCATGAGAAGGGCGGCAAGATCCACGAAATGCCGTGCCACCATCGCCTCGAGGAATATCTCGTCGCCTACATGGAGGGCTGCGATCTGATCGACACGCCCAAGGCTCCCCTCTTTCAGTCAATCGGGCGTGGCACAGGCCGGCTCAGCGGCCACGGCCTCGCCCAGCAGGACGTCCACGCGATGGTGCGACGCCGGGCGAAGGCGGTGAACATTCGGACGCCGATCGGCAACCACACCTTCCGCGCCACGGGCCTCACGGCCTATCTGAAGAATGGCGGCAAGCTGGAGGCAGCGCAGGCCATGGCGAACCACAGCTCGCCGCGCACGACGCAACTCTACGATCGCCGCACGGACGAGGTGACGCTCAGCGAGATCGAGCGCGTGCTGATCTGA
- a CDS encoding baseplate assembly protein: MADTTSSSTYTAVDLSRLPAPEVVETLDFEAVYAQMAAGVSARLAAQNPPISFDPTNEADPAVAVLQEAAYHVTVLRARVNDAAKACMVAYATGADLENLLALLDVERLVITPANPDTGAAAVEEADSDFRSRGVLAPEGFSVAGPEGAYIFHARSADSRVADASATSPAPCQVVVTILARAGDGTAPADLIDAVSTYLASGDRRPLTDLVTVQSASIVDYVITATLITFAGPDSSVVIAQAQSALADYLATTRGLGRDVTRAGIIAALKVEGIQNVLLAEPAADIALDRTQASNCTAITITNGGLGE; encoded by the coding sequence ATGGCCGACACGACCAGCTCGTCAACCTATACCGCCGTCGATCTCTCGCGCCTGCCGGCGCCGGAAGTCGTCGAGACGCTTGATTTCGAGGCGGTCTATGCGCAGATGGCTGCGGGCGTATCAGCGCGGCTCGCCGCGCAAAATCCCCCGATCAGTTTCGATCCCACGAACGAGGCCGATCCAGCCGTCGCGGTTCTTCAGGAAGCCGCCTACCATGTGACGGTGCTGCGCGCCCGCGTGAACGACGCGGCGAAGGCCTGTATGGTCGCTTACGCGACGGGTGCCGATCTCGAAAACCTGCTCGCTCTGCTCGATGTCGAGCGCCTCGTCATCACGCCCGCCAATCCCGACACGGGTGCTGCAGCCGTTGAAGAGGCTGACAGTGACTTCCGCAGTCGAGGCGTATTGGCCCCCGAGGGGTTCTCGGTCGCGGGGCCGGAAGGCGCCTATATCTTCCACGCCCGATCAGCCGACAGCCGCGTCGCCGATGCCAGCGCGACCAGCCCCGCACCCTGTCAGGTTGTCGTCACCATTTTGGCGCGGGCAGGGGACGGCACCGCTCCTGCGGATCTGATCGACGCCGTCTCGACATACCTCGCCAGCGGCGATCGGCGCCCGCTCACCGATCTCGTCACCGTGCAAAGCGCGTCGATCGTCGATTACGTCATCACCGCGACGCTCATCACCTTTGCCGGACCCGACAGCTCCGTCGTCATCGCCCAGGCGCAGTCCGCGCTCGCCGATTATCTCGCCACCACTCGCGGCCTTGGCCGTGACGTCACCCGTGCCGGCATCATCGCCGCGCTGAAGGTCGAGGGCATCCAGAATGTCCTGCTCGCCGAACCCGCCGCTGACATCGCGCTCGATCGGACGCAGGCGAGCAACTGCACCGCGATCACGATCACCAACGGGGGCCTTGGCGAATGA
- a CDS encoding gp53-like domain-containing protein — MSGIAPLVLTITQAGLAVFTEAQGNTDINLTIATIGVTAEPFVVAPTLTALPNEAKRLETVSGEVLDEAIVHLVARDSSTDAYSVTGFGLFLADGTLFAVYGQETPILQKSSLSGANLALDLRFPNVDASQITFGDANFLDPPATESVKGIAYIATQDVVDAGDDDTMIVTAKKLAVRLAAVIAGTFASAAETIAGVLTTKAVHPAGLKAALDDRLGAGSPTAFIKTLLAAVSATAARATLGLGNAGTLNTGSAADLLAASAANVLVTPAMFGALGHVFAADSGQYVFPGGLILKWFPGTAGGNATTNIAIPTPYPTACVAAWVQGAAIGNDAQDNNPSVAGALSAGSVPVFNAVDGDVPVRVYTFGY, encoded by the coding sequence TTGAGCGGCATCGCCCCCCTCGTCCTGACGATCACGCAAGCCGGCCTCGCCGTCTTCACCGAAGCGCAGGGCAATACCGACATCAATCTCACCATCGCGACGATCGGCGTCACCGCCGAACCCTTCGTCGTGGCCCCGACACTCACCGCTCTGCCGAACGAAGCGAAGCGGCTGGAAACCGTGTCGGGCGAGGTGCTGGACGAGGCCATCGTCCACCTCGTCGCCCGCGATTCCAGCACCGATGCCTACAGCGTCACCGGCTTTGGCCTGTTCCTCGCCGACGGCACGCTCTTCGCGGTCTACGGCCAGGAGACGCCGATCCTGCAGAAGAGCAGCCTGTCGGGCGCCAACCTCGCGCTGGATCTCCGCTTCCCGAACGTCGATGCGAGCCAGATCACGTTCGGCGACGCCAATTTCCTCGATCCGCCCGCCACGGAAAGCGTGAAGGGCATCGCCTATATCGCGACGCAGGATGTCGTCGATGCCGGCGACGACGATACGATGATCGTCACCGCGAAGAAGCTGGCGGTGCGCCTCGCTGCCGTGATCGCCGGCACCTTCGCCAGCGCGGCCGAGACGATCGCGGGCGTCCTCACCACCAAGGCGGTGCACCCGGCCGGCCTCAAGGCGGCGCTGGACGATCGCCTTGGCGCCGGCTCGCCGACCGCCTTCATCAAGACGCTGCTCGCGGCCGTCTCCGCGACTGCCGCGCGCGCCACGCTCGGCCTCGGCAATGCGGGGACGCTGAATACCGGCAGCGCAGCCGATCTCCTCGCCGCCAGTGCGGCAAACGTGCTGGTGACGCCGGCCATGTTCGGCGCTCTCGGCCATGTCTTCGCGGCCGACTCCGGCCAGTATGTCTTTCCGGGCGGCCTGATCCTCAAATGGTTTCCGGGCACGGCGGGCGGCAACGCCACCACCAACATCGCGATCCCGACGCCCTATCCGACCGCCTGCGTCGCCGCGTGGGTGCAGGGCGCCGCGATCGGCAACGACGCGCAGGACAACAACCCATCCGTCGCGGGCGCGCTCTCTGCTGGCAGCGTCCCCGTCTTCAACGCCGTCGACGGCGACGTTCCCGTCCGCGTCTACACCTTCGGATATTGA
- a CDS encoding type II toxin-antitoxin system RelE/ParE family toxin gives METTQTSTFAKWLRGLRDRKATAKIAIRIARMEAGLMGDVKSVGDGVSEARIAFGPGYRLYFTRRGEEVIILLAGGDKGSQERDIAKAKEIAAQIP, from the coding sequence ATGGAAACGACGCAGACATCGACCTTTGCGAAATGGCTCCGGGGCCTGCGCGATCGGAAGGCCACGGCGAAGATCGCGATCCGGATTGCGCGGATGGAAGCCGGCCTGATGGGCGATGTCAAATCGGTTGGCGATGGGGTGAGCGAGGCGCGGATCGCCTTCGGGCCGGGTTACCGGCTCTATTTCACGCGGCGCGGCGAGGAGGTGATCATCCTGCTCGCCGGGGGCGACAAGGGATCGCAGGAGCGGGACATCGCGAAGGCCAAGGAGATCGCCGCTCAGATACCCTGA
- a CDS encoding phage tail protein I encodes MTLQPSNAPAFQRALAEPMGQLAEIPVPLRELWNPATMPIELLPWLAWALNVDRWDTDWTEAAKRQAVADAIPLQRKKGTVASVEAVLTSFDELLTLTEWFDQAPQGEPGTFTIDLPLGADGGARSTAAFAEAIIRDVTRVKPVRAHFQLYQSVAAIGQVGVIGAARALVNARIDGTVLPDTSQPWDTFLQTANGEPLQLASGEFLEQ; translated from the coding sequence ATGACGCTGCAGCCTTCCAACGCGCCCGCTTTCCAGCGCGCACTGGCCGAACCGATGGGCCAGCTCGCCGAGATCCCCGTGCCGCTACGCGAGCTGTGGAACCCGGCGACGATGCCGATCGAGCTGCTGCCGTGGCTGGCATGGGCGCTCAATGTCGATCGCTGGGATACCGATTGGACGGAAGCCGCCAAGCGGCAGGCCGTCGCCGATGCGATCCCCCTGCAGCGCAAGAAGGGAACCGTCGCCTCGGTAGAGGCGGTCCTCACCAGCTTCGACGAGCTGCTCACCCTCACCGAATGGTTTGACCAGGCGCCGCAGGGCGAACCCGGCACCTTCACGATCGATCTTCCGCTCGGCGCCGATGGAGGCGCGCGCAGCACGGCCGCCTTCGCCGAGGCGATCATCCGCGATGTCACTCGCGTGAAGCCGGTTCGCGCGCACTTCCAGCTCTATCAGAGCGTCGCCGCGATCGGACAGGTCGGCGTGATCGGCGCGGCCCGCGCGCTGGTGAATGCGCGGATCGACGGAACCGTCCTCCCCGACACGTCCCAGCCTTGGGACACCTTTCTCCAGACTGCGAACGGTGAGCCGCTGCAGCTGGCGAGCGGCGAATTTCTGGAGCAGTAA
- a CDS encoding phage tail protein → MAVMSLGTFVFSIPTLLFDQFQQREGQRFATNARVGARDAVQAIGPDEETIRLDGLAVAELQDADGSLDQLRGMMEATGIWPLMDGNGRLYGYYVIRSLENRSRTFLAGGEKLAFEFGLDLLRVDDPEADAAS, encoded by the coding sequence ATGGCCGTGATGTCGCTCGGCACCTTCGTCTTTTCGATCCCCACGCTGTTGTTCGATCAGTTCCAGCAGCGCGAGGGGCAGCGGTTCGCCACCAACGCCCGCGTCGGCGCACGCGATGCCGTTCAGGCGATCGGGCCGGATGAGGAAACGATCCGGCTCGACGGCCTCGCCGTGGCCGAGCTGCAGGACGCGGACGGCTCGCTGGACCAGCTACGCGGCATGATGGAAGCAACCGGGATCTGGCCCCTCATGGACGGCAATGGGCGCCTGTACGGCTATTACGTGATCCGCTCGCTCGAAAACCGCTCCCGCACCTTTCTGGCGGGCGGCGAGAAGCTGGCTTTCGAGTTCGGCCTCGATCTCCTGCGCGTCGATGATCCGGAAGCAGATGCCGCGTCATGA
- a CDS encoding GpE family phage tail protein has translation MADLALVFHWEPSAMNGMGLGELMEWRAHAARRHNPD, from the coding sequence ATGGCAGATCTCGCGCTGGTCTTCCATTGGGAGCCTTCCGCGATGAACGGCATGGGCCTCGGCGAGCTGATGGAATGGCGGGCGCACGCCGCCCGCCGTCACAATCCCGACTGA
- a CDS encoding ribbon-helix-helix domain-containing protein gives MSKFGGMRAQRERAAEVAAPVAIEAGQGPSASAGRAAARAGKKAVSGYFSPAVSKGLNVLAIENGVTLQSLMGEAFDDLMRKYGKHPFGER, from the coding sequence ATGAGCAAATTCGGCGGGATGCGGGCACAGCGCGAGCGCGCGGCCGAAGTTGCGGCGCCGGTCGCGATCGAGGCCGGGCAGGGGCCTTCAGCCTCTGCCGGCCGAGCTGCGGCACGCGCGGGCAAAAAGGCGGTGAGCGGCTATTTCTCACCGGCTGTCAGCAAGGGGCTGAACGTCCTTGCGATCGAGAATGGCGTTACGCTTCAATCCCTGATGGGCGAGGCGTTTGATGACCTGATGCGGAAGTACGGCAAGCATCCGTTCGGCGAGCGGTGA
- a CDS encoding DUF6884 domain-containing protein: protein MTPVHLVQCVAGKGTTPAPARDLYTSDWFVKARAYVEAQGGPWFILSAEHGLVDPDETIAPYDVTLNTMRAADRAAWDRRVVEQLARAVDPAAPIVILAGDRYRRAVVEWAGARTTVPMAGLGIGSQKSWLRNAVLGCSKAAQLT, encoded by the coding sequence ATGACGCCCGTCCACCTCGTCCAGTGCGTCGCGGGGAAGGGGACCACACCGGCGCCCGCGCGCGATCTCTACACCTCCGATTGGTTCGTGAAGGCGCGGGCCTATGTGGAGGCGCAGGGCGGGCCGTGGTTCATCCTGTCGGCCGAGCATGGCCTCGTCGATCCGGACGAGACGATCGCGCCCTATGATGTGACGCTCAACACGATGCGCGCGGCCGATCGCGCGGCTTGGGATCGACGCGTCGTCGAGCAGCTCGCGCGCGCGGTCGATCCCGCCGCGCCTATCGTCATCCTCGCGGGCGACCGCTATCGGCGTGCAGTGGTGGAGTGGGCCGGCGCCCGCACGACGGTGCCCATGGCCGGGCTGGGGATCGGCTCGCAGAAAAGCTGGCTACGCAATGCCGTGCTGGGCTGCTCGAAAGCAGCCCAGCTCACCTGA
- a CDS encoding replication initiation protein produces MPASASPNDSTAIRTIDQKTRGNPFNPGHYGEIVKPGELVDIVELSPLSLADRRIYNLLIANAWERISEPIVHSIPKTLLKGSHQGNERIEASLLRLMSTIAVVTIQKDGKPYKRRVQLLGASDESLNRDGQLYYRIPEELIEILRNSEVYARLKTQVMYCFESKYSLCLYEMIERRIGLDWKRTETFTIDEIRGLLNVPKGKLERFADLNKYCLKLAADEINKLCPFYVDFKPIKRGRKVEKIEMAWFSKTSVGQSDARNLVDQHSIVRRARMKGATGELPMLIDLPS; encoded by the coding sequence ATGCCCGCTTCCGCCTCACCGAACGATTCGACGGCGATCCGCACGATCGACCAGAAAACGCGCGGAAACCCGTTCAATCCGGGGCATTATGGCGAGATCGTCAAACCGGGCGAACTGGTGGACATCGTCGAGCTGTCGCCGCTGAGCCTCGCTGATCGCCGGATCTATAATCTGCTGATCGCGAACGCGTGGGAGCGGATCAGCGAGCCGATCGTCCACAGCATCCCGAAAACGCTGCTGAAGGGATCGCACCAGGGCAACGAGCGGATCGAGGCGTCGTTGCTGCGGCTGATGTCCACGATCGCGGTGGTGACGATCCAGAAGGACGGAAAGCCCTACAAGCGCCGCGTGCAGCTGCTCGGCGCCAGTGACGAAAGCCTGAACCGCGACGGGCAGCTCTACTATCGCATCCCCGAGGAGCTGATCGAGATCCTGCGCAACAGCGAGGTCTACGCCCGGCTTAAAACGCAGGTGATGTATTGCTTCGAGAGCAAATATTCGCTGTGCCTCTATGAGATGATCGAGCGCCGGATAGGCCTCGATTGGAAGCGCACCGAGACGTTCACGATTGACGAAATCCGGGGGCTATTGAACGTCCCCAAGGGAAAACTGGAACGCTTCGCCGATCTCAATAAATACTGCCTGAAACTTGCGGCCGACGAGATCAACAAGCTCTGCCCGTTCTATGTGGACTTCAAACCGATCAAGCGCGGCCGGAAGGTCGAGAAGATCGAGATGGCGTGGTTTTCGAAGACGTCGGTCGGCCAATCGGATGCGAGGAACCTCGTCGACCAGCACAGCATCGTGCGCCGCGCGCGGATGAAGGGCGCTACGGGCGAGCTGCCCATGCTGATCGATCTGCCCAGCTAA
- a CDS encoding phage virion morphogenesis protein produces MSDELAQIEKLANAMLARVSAGQRRTLLRKIARTVQGSQRERIRSQRDPEGAPYVPRRPKAPPRPGNHALRFLYPKGAAEPRLVFMKSWVHQGALVTGFDIEANAIRSFFWDRIAKYLPVPAEDDNVEAGRLRRKGVIRKKAMFRKISSARYLRAGIEGDEAWVGFSGLASDIARVHQDGLKDKPAPKAKAVLYPRRPLLGLTAADREAVLNMLLEHVSAV; encoded by the coding sequence ATGAGCGACGAGCTGGCGCAGATCGAGAAGCTGGCGAACGCCATGCTGGCGCGCGTCTCGGCCGGGCAGCGCCGCACGCTGCTGCGCAAGATCGCCCGTACCGTGCAGGGAAGCCAGCGGGAGCGCATCCGCAGCCAGCGCGATCCCGAGGGCGCCCCCTACGTGCCGAGGCGCCCCAAGGCCCCTCCCCGCCCCGGCAATCATGCCCTCAGGTTCCTCTACCCGAAGGGAGCGGCCGAGCCGCGCCTCGTCTTTATGAAGAGCTGGGTTCATCAGGGCGCGCTGGTGACAGGGTTCGACATCGAGGCGAACGCGATCCGCAGTTTCTTCTGGGATCGTATCGCCAAATATCTCCCCGTCCCCGCCGAGGATGACAACGTCGAGGCCGGCCGGCTGCGCCGCAAGGGCGTGATCCGCAAGAAGGCGATGTTCCGCAAGATCAGCTCGGCGCGTTATCTCCGCGCCGGCATCGAGGGCGACGAGGCGTGGGTGGGTTTCAGTGGCCTCGCCTCTGACATCGCTCGCGTCCATCAGGACGGCCTGAAGGACAAGCCGGCGCCGAAGGCCAAGGCCGTTCTCTACCCCCGCCGCCCGCTCCTGGGCTTAACCGCGGCCGATCGCGAGGCGGTGCTCAACATGCTGCTGGAGCATGTGTCGGCCGTCTGA